The Paenibacillus sp. BIC5C1 DNA segment CTTTTATAACCGCCAAACGGGAGATGTGGCTCTGGTCGAGCTTGGTGAATCGATTGAACGTTTCCTGAGTGGTGAAAGTACACCGCAGTGGGCGAACTTCAATACCTTTTTGGAATGGTATTTCGAACTGGAGGAGGAGGTTGCGGAGTGAAAGATTTGACGCCGGAGCATCCCGAACTGGAGAGACGAATTATTGAAACGGTAGAAGCAGGCAATGTTCTGGATGAAACGCAGCAGCATGAGCAAGCCCTGATCTATTATGATCAGGCTTGGGGGATGCTACCTGAGCCAAAGACGGACTGGGAAATGGCAAGCTGGATCGCTTCCTGTCACGTGAATGCACATATGGACATGGAGCAATACGCGCTGGCGAAGCCATGGGCTGAAATCGCACTGCAAACGCGAAGCTCGGATATTAATACTGGGCCGTGGATTGAGCTGGGTATAGTCTGCATGAGGCTAGAGCAGCATGATGAAGCTTTTGCAAATTTGGACCTGGCGTATGTATATGGCAAGGAGAGAGCGTTTCAAGGAAGCCCGCGTGGCGTTTTGCAATATTATAAGGAACAGAAGGCGAAGCGTGAACGAAACCAAAACACCTTCAAGAGAATGAAACCTTGTCGTAAGACAGGGAGATCATCTTGGAGGTGTTTTTGCATTGGCAACTAGAGTGAAACTAGATAACGTGTCACTCTGGCTTGAATTCCACGAATCACCTGATCACCTTGTCCAAGCACAATAAACCCTCAATTCATATAGTTATAGCAAACCAAAAAAAGGGGGTGAAGCTCATGGCAACCACAACAGGTATGATTACGAACACAGGAATTACCCCAGCAACGACCGTAATCATTAACATCGACAATGACAACCTTAGTTTTTCATCAAACGTGGTCTATCACATTTACGTATGGAATACAATTTTTAGTAAAGCTTTAATCTACGCCGGCTCATTGAATATTAATGCGAACACTAGTCAGATTCTCAGTTTTAATATCGCAGGCAATTCAGCTTATGAAGTCCAATTCCTTGTAACTGGAAATGCACCGACAGACACAGTTATTACGGTATTCGGAACGGACTCTTCAGGAAACGTCATCCCTCATCAAAGAGTGCTGCAATCCGAACTTACCTTCATAGCTCAGCTGAACCCGTAGGTATTGCAGTACCAATTACGAAAGGATATTGATATGGTTAATATTCAAATTTCGCCAAGCACAAGCGCTCAATTCGAGCCCACCATCGCGGTGAATTGGCTCAATCCTTCGGTTATGGTTGTTGTAGCCGTAGATCTTTCATCAGGTCCTCCCATTATAGGTTTATACAAATCTATTGACGCAGGTGCTACGTGGACAACAACGTTATTACCGCTACCCACAGGATTTGCAGGCATCGAAGCACCACACATTGATTATATTTTTCCGAATACGTTCGTAGTGTTGGCCCATGCCTTCGATTCAGACGGTCTCAGCGGGTCGATTGTTTCCTATACATCAGTCGACAACGCCTCTTCATTCGGGACGCCAGTTATTGTGAATCAAGGGTTTGGACAGTTTGTGAATGATGACCAGGTGGTTGTTGTCACTGACAAGGCTGGATCAAGTCCCTTCTTCGGAAATGTATATACCGGTTATACTCATGATTACAACACGCAATTCATACCAGGAAATACGATATTTTTCAATCGCTCCCTAGATAGCGGTAATACCTATTCCAGTCCCTCCCTGCTGTCTTCGATTGAAGAATTCGAAGAATTCCCCGGCATCGCCATTACATTAAATGGGATTGTCGTCGTGGGTTGGATCAATCAACCTCCTGGTGATACAGATCTTAAAATTCGTACTTCACCGGACGGTGGAGTCACTTTTACCAATGAAACGATGGTTGATTCCGTTGTGGTTCCGCCAGACCCATTACCGGGATACCAATTTAGATGTCTGACATATCCTTCCCTCGCCGCGGATATTTCTAATGCACCGACGACGCAAGGTAATGTCTATGCTGTATGGCAAGACTTTCGGGAAGGTTATTCCGATATTTTTCTTGCTACTTCCACTAATTTTGGTGTGGATTGGGGGACACCAATACCCATTACGGGAAGCCCAGTGGGATCTCAAAACTTTTTTCCAGTCATAACTGTGTCCCCTACGGATGGTGCAATATTTGTTACCTATTACACGAATCAGGTTGATCCCCTCAACATTGATGTTTATCTAGCTACATCGAGAGATGGAGGATTGACTTTTACGAACACCCGTATAACGACAACTTCCTTTGATGTCACCGGCGATGTCTTGATTGGGGACTACATTGGCAATGCGATTGTCCCTCAAACAGGCCGTCTAGTGAGTGTATGGACGGACACGCGGACTGGTACGGAGAACATCTGGTTTGGTGATAATCAATGAGCTATTACCCATGTAAATTAAGAATACCCTCATGTAATAAAGGATGCCGAGCTAACAAATGGCATCCTTTATTATTTTAAATAAGAGACAGCCAAACCAATTTGAATGAATATAAGTCTGACTGAATTATGCGAAGTCGCGGGCTTTATCCAAAGCGGGCTCCGTTTTTACTTGCTCTACTTTTTGGGCCAAGGGCGTACACACAGGCAATCTGCAGGGAATGTAATAAACTAATTTCATACTTGTAGAGAAAGGGTGGGGAAATTGCCGGATGTAGGGATTGTAATGCCTGTGTATACGCAAAAACCAGACTTTTTGCGAAAAGCTCTGAAGTCTGTTTTACAACAGATATTCACCGATTATGAACTAGTCATTGTAATAGACGGTGACCCACAGATGGAGCCCATTGTCAAAGGATATACCGCCAGTGATCCGCGGGTATCCGTGATCTCATATCCGACTAATCAAGGTGTAGCTCACGCGCTTAATACCGGATTTAATGTACTTTTAAGTAATCCTGACATCAAATATTTAACTTGGGTATCAAGCGACAATATATATGATCCACACTTTCTGGAAGTTCTTCGTGCATCCTTAATTAAGGGACCGCAGTCATTAGGCATTGTATATAGTTCTTTTCAAAGCATAGATAATGAGGGGAACCTTCTAAGTGACGAGCACCATTTGGCTGCTCTTCGACAATATCAAGGCCAGTCCAAAGAGAAGCTGCTCGATTCTTCAATTATCGGTGTTTCTTTTATGTACAAAGCCGAACTCGCCAAAATTGTTGGTGAATACCGGATGCAGCCTGTTGAAGATTATGAGTATTGGCTGCGTCTGGTAGAACACTGTGAGATTCGCTTTATTCCGGTGGAACTTATGCACTATCGTGTGAATTCCCCCTTCAGTGTATCGATACAGCTCCATGCAACAGAGCATCATCGGAGATGGAGATATACCTATCATTTAGCCCGTTTACAGGCTCGTTGCCGTAGAGAAATCGCTCCTGTTTTAACGGTCCTATATCCGGTACAGACCGCAGAACTTTCCCACATTAAAGCTGTGGAGGATATGTATGAACAGACTTTTAGCAACTATATTTTTCGGGTAATGGATTTGTCGCATGATGGCCAGCCTACATCCGTACTTGCAGAGATTTCACATCCAATAACCGAGTTTATATGGATGCCAGGCGCATCTGTTCAGCATGCTATATACCGAATGCTCTTAAGTGTAACTACCCCGTACACTATAATCTATGGTCCTGAATCGTTTACATCCTATATGGATATCCAGTATTTGATGGAGAACCTGATTAAAAATGATCATCTGGCTATAAGCAATTATTATACTGAGGATCATACTCTAATCGGTTATCGTAATAAGGGTGTACCAAATGTAAAAAAAACAAATACCAACGAACTCTTCAAGAGCGCGGAATTGCTGGAGCTATATAGTCAGATTATGATTACAAATACAGATGAAAAAGAGTGATAATATGAAAGTATTATTTACGTTCTTTAATCCAAGCGGGGGGATGGAAACCTTAAACCGGGTAAGATGTGCAGCTCTAAACGCAAGGGGAATTGAATGTCATATGCTGTACACTCATGATGGCGAAGGTCGGAGGAATATTCGCGATTTTCCCGTTCATCTGATTCACAGCAACGAGGATATATCCAATTTACTATGTTCACAAAAGTTTGATTTGATTGTAGTAAACTCGGATATTGACCTGGTAGAGCAAATCAGAATTCTTGGTTATAAGGGTTTGATGGTGTTCGAACTGCAGGGTCTTGGGGAGCTGGAGGAAGCTAGAGCGGTTATTGCTAACTATGCAGGCCGGATCAGTCTGTATACAGATGCCCTGCTGTATCCAGAGACTGCCCATTTAAAGAAGTTACTAAAGGAATACCTTCCTGCAATGCCGCATTACTGTTTTGATAATCCTGTTGGTCTTCCTTACTTCGAATATACAGCATATCCACCGAAAAATTATCCTGTTCTGGCGTGGATTGGGCGAATTCAAGCCAATAAAAATTGGAAGGAGTTTCTACAGATTGGAATGCAGTTGCTACGTAGCCAGCCAGAAATGTATTTATGGATTTTTCAGGATGACACTTTAGCTGATCCAGAAGAGAAAGCCCGATTTGATCAATTTATCGCTGAAACAGGGATTGCTTCCAAACTGATAATGTATTCAAACATTCCACATGAGCATATGGCCGATTACTTAAGTATCATTGGTGACTCCGGGGGTTTGCTGTGTTCCACCTCTATACTTGAAGGATTTGGATATGCAGTGGCAGAAGCCATGTTATGTCGTTGTCCTGTGTTGTCCACCGATTCAGACGGAATCCGCAGGTTGGTTATTCATAATCAAACCGGAAAAATATACAGCAGAGGGAATATAGAGGAAGCCGTTTCGGAGGCATTGTTATGGATGAATAATCAGGTTTTTAGAACTTCTGTTAGACACGAAGCCGAGGAGCATGTCCGAGTTAATCTGAACCCCGAGCTATACGTTACAAGATTCCTTACGATGTACACATCAATGTTAGGTAAGATAGCCCGTTAGAGGAACTGTTGAACTTAAAATTATGATGATTTGCAGTGGTTGAGACGTGGATGAGATGGAAATGAAAAGGGAAGGCATTACCATGAACATGTACCTTAAAGGAACGCCCGCTGATAATGCCCTATGGAGTCGTTTCATTCCACACTAAAGTCGGAGGTTCTACCTTGAGGATCTGATGTGTAGAACAACTGCCAAGCATCGTATGCATACGCGATAACAGGATTTCCTCCCTAATAAAAAAGGGATAAAAGAAATCTGGGGATAACAATGATCGGAAGATTATTCTGCCACTGTAGTGGTAAAGTATGATCCTTCACCGAGTTAATCTTTCGCCCCGTAAGGGAAAAATTCATCGACGAGATCCTGCGGCGAAATGGACACAAAGACGTGATCCAGGTCGGTTTTGCTGGCGAAATCCACGATGTCTCCCGTATAATACCGTGGATCAATCAGGTAAATCTCAGACACGACGGTCGACAGGAAGGAGATCATTGGCACTGCGAGAGAGTCCTTGATGAACATTACCTTGAGTCCGTTGGGCTTGTCTTTGTTCACCACATGAACGATTCCCTGATTTCCGTAGAGGTACGTAAAGTACTTGTCAGCGGTTAGATCATAGGTAGCTCCTTGCACATTCAGGGGATAGGTCGTGAGCAGAGCGTCCTCAAAGCGACCGTTCAATGTAGCTTCCGTCTCGCCGGTCTTGAAGTAGAAGGAATAGTCCGTTTTGAACTTCGGATAAATCAGGTCAAAGTCATCGTCACCCGCAAAGTATTTCCCGGCTTTTCGCCCCTGTGATCCAATGAAAATATCCTGATACGGAACCACATTATAGTTATTTAAGTCGGTGAAATAATGATCCGGGTCCAGCGGCTTATCGTACATGCCGTCCAGATGATTCACGAGCTGGCCAAAGGCCCAGAACGCGGTCTTGATTTTCCAGTGGTGATCCGTGGTGAAAAAGAGATCCTTTGCCGGAATACCACTTTCCAACAGACCTTCGCGCAGATCCACCGTATCGATGCCATCCTGCTTGAGATTGGCGAGAAAGCCATCGGCTGTTTCGTTGTTATAATTGTAAGGAATGCCTTCCGGGAACTGGGTATAACCACGTACGTATTTGTCGGGTGTCATTACATAGGTTAGCTTCGTTTTTGGGGCCAAATGAGCTCCCAGTGCAGCAACCTGATCGGACAGATCTTTCGTATCTGTCGGCTCTGTCGCGAAGTAGGTATAGTGCAGTTTTCCCTCCATGTCTTTTACGACCTCGAAGTTGTTCTCCTCGTTCTTCCACATGAGTGACTGCATATATCCGTACGCTTCCACGAAGCCGAACTTATCGAAGACATGTTCATTAATGTCGTCATCCAGTTCGTGAATCAGTTCTTTGGCTTCAGAATAATGATAGTCCGCTGAGGCCAGCGTCTTTTGGATCGGCCCGAAGGATTGAATAATGTTCAGAACAGAGAATGTCACGAGCACGAGAATGAAGAGGAAAGCCGTGATTCTCTTTTTGGCAAAAAAGTTGTGCATGCTTGTGCCTTCTCTCAGAAATTGAAATAAATAAACGGATTGTATGTACCTTTGACCAGATACGATACACAGACCAGAAATAAAACGATGATTGTGACCGGGTACACCAGTTCCAATGGTTTGCTGAAACGTGCGCCGTCCACCATCAGTTTGTTCATTCGTGTGGCAATTGGCATGCAGAACACAATACCGAGGATGAAGAAGAGTGCGTACTCTCTCAGGAACATCCAGGTTGTATCACTCCAGAATCCATTGCCGTACAGTCCGAACATATTGCCCAGATAGTTGCCAGCTTGAAGCAGATCCGGTGAACGGAAGATCACCCACCCGATGACCACAATAAACATCGCATAGAGATGCCGCAGCGGGTTGAAGCGGGTACCTTTATCAAAGTTAGAGATTTTCTCCAATGCAATGAATGCGAAGTTAATTAATCCCCAGACGACAAATGTCCACTCCGCGCCATGCCACACGCCAGTCAGTCCCCAGACGATGAGCAGATTGCGAATCATTTTATCCTTGTTGGTGACACGTGATCCCCCGAGTGGGAAATAGACATATTCTTTGAACCAGGTGCCGAGCGAGATATGCCAGCGACGCCAAAATTCAGTGATGGAGCGAGAGATATACGGATATCTGAAGTTCTCTTCGAACTTGAACCCGAACATGAGGGCTAGACCAATGGCCATATCGGAGTATCCTGAGAAATCAAAATAAATCTGCAACGTATAGGCGATGGCTCCAAGCCATGCCAGACTTGCCGGAATATCCGAGGTGCCACCCATGCTAAAGATGTGATCTGCGACAATCGCCATGCTGTTGGATAACAGCACCTTTTTACCCAGACCCACAATGAAGCGGCAGCAGCCGAGTGCGAACTTGTCCCAACTTTCCTTACGGTTGACCATCTGGTCTGCAATTGTGTTATAGCGCAGAATCGGTCCGGCAATGAGCTGAGGGAAGAAGGAGATATACAACGCCACATAGAAGAGGTTTTTCTGCACAGCACCATGTCCGCGATACACATCGATGACATAGGAAATTCCGTGGAAGGTGAAGAACGAGATCCCTAGCGGTAACGCGATATTCGGAATATTTAATCCAAAGCTTGTATTCTCATTCACAATACGAAGTGCAAAAGCCATGTATTTGAAGACAAACAGCATACCCAGATTGACGATAAGCATCAACGTAATGATGGTGTAAGCGGCATTCCGTCGTTCTCTGAACTTGTTCACAAGCAGGGCGAAGATATAGTTGAAACAGATGGAGGCCAGCATGATGAGGACAAACCACGGTTCACCCCATGCATAGAAGAATAGACTGGCAACCAGCAGCAGCATGTTTTTGGCCGTAACCGAGAATCTCAGTATGTAATACAGCCCCAGCACAAGCGGCAGAAAATAAAATAGAAAGATTACACTGGAAAAGAGCACTGCCTTTCCTCCTTGAGGATCATATAAGAGAGCACGTTGTATCTATTGATGCAACAGGCTCAAGTAAAACAGACAGACACCCGCATCTCAAGATGCGAGTTGGTCTGCAAGGGTCGTTCACATGCGAAAAGGACGCCGTGCTTGTCGATCATTCCGGGACCGTCGCTTTCTGGTACCCTGAGTATTCCGTTGTCTTCTCCACATCCAGTAGAGGACGAGTCCATGGATTCCGGCAGCAGTTAACAAGAGTCGAATAAACCATCCCACCGATGTTTTTATCAGTGGGTCCGCAGGGTTGAGCACCTTGGTAACTTCGGATGGGTCAGGAATAGAACGTGGCGTCCCGTCGTTCTCCTGAACATTCATGGCCGAAGAGCGATCCAGCATGATGGTCTTTGTCAGATTCCATTTATTATTCACAAGTGCATGTATGGTGGTCTGCTCAGCAGCGACATCGGTATGAAGTGTCAGCAGTCCATACGGTGTAATGGATACTCCCTGCACGGGGGTGTCGAGCTGGAATGTTACTTCGGGTTTTTCTTCTGAGGAGAATTCAACACTGTATTGGGCAATGGATTCTCCGGCTACAGGTTTTACCACACGTTCGTCACCAGTCATTTGTATGGTGGTGAGCCCGTTCTCCACCACAGCTTGCTTTTTGGACAACGGCTTGATGTTGCCGATGCGGAAGCTCAGTTTGGTGTTTTCGGGAGTTGTGGTTGTAATGCCCCAGCCAATGACTTTACCCAAGTTCACCTGACCTGCCGTGCTGGCCTTGTCCTGGACCATTAGGCTGGAAAAGGGGATGCGGATCTGTCCGACAAATCCCGGTTCCAATGCAATCAGGCCGGATATCGGGCGGACCAGTTCAGCCTGTCCGGTTGATTTCTCGACTACGATGACGTTTCGGTCATCAGACACAGTAAGGGAGGTTTTATCCGCTCGGGTCAGTACGATATTAAGAGGCAACTTTCGGTCCGATTCATTGCGGATGGAGAAGGTCAAAGCCCCATAGCCTGACCAGTCTCGATTCTGCAGCTCATAGACGTAGGCCGAATAGTATCCTTTTTTGAGCCCCTGAGTGGAGGTCTTAATTTGGATACTGCCTTGGTTATCAACGCTGGCGTCTACTTTGGCTCCATTGTTCCATTCATGGAGTGTACTCCCCTTCACCTTAAGCTGCTCTGCCTGAACAGCCTGAATGGGATACACGTTCCACAACACAACAAGACTGGCGACAAGTGTAAGTTGTTTCCACTTCTTGATCATGATTGATTTTTTGCCTCCCCTCTATAGATAAGCCATCTCGTTCAGTTCGTCTGAAGAGATGTTGTTCTTGCCCTGGGATACAGGGCCTGTTTTACCCAACTGGACATGTTCCTTATTCCACTGTTTTAGCAGAGCTTCCAAGGTTGGCATCTGATGGTTGCGAGCAACATCACGAATATTGGTCACACGGTACAGATTGCCTCGTTTGTTACGCAGGGACTGCACCCACATGCATTCCAGTGAGATGTCTTCGCCAAGCGGAAGTTGGATCTCATTGGCCAAATCATGAGGCTCCACCTCCACCAAGACGAATTCATAGTTGAAATCCAGCAATGTCACGGTTCCATGATCTGCCGTTGGCAATTCGCGATTTAGCGCAATTCGTGCCAGCTTCCGGTTGGACATGAATTCACTCTGACCTCTACGTACAAAATTCAGGCGAATGTCTTCAAATGTACTGATATCCTTGTCCAGCTTCTGAGGCAGCGTAGGTTCGCGATCATAGATGATATGCAGCAGCTGGCGCTGCTCTTGTTCCGTGATATCCGTAACCGTAAAAGCATATTTCCAGCGGTTCCCGATCGAAGCGACATGTGCCACCTTACCAGTAAACTCGCTTGAATATCGATCATTCACCAGTTTAATGCCAATCTCCATATCACTTGGAATGTACTTCGGTGTATCCAGTATAACGGAAATGCCGCCTTCCGAGAGATCGTTGGTGATGCAGGAGATGACCTCCCCTTCCGTTGTGAGCGTGCAATCCACAGCAGCCGTTGAGCGCTCATGATTGCGGAACACTTTGCGTCCAGCCAGGAAGAAGATCGACATCATGATGTTGTAGAAATTAATCAATAACCAGTACAGCACAACGAGGAAACCAATCGTTCCCTGGCTAAATGTCCAATGGATACAATTCACGATTCCGATAATGGACAGTACCGCCAGAATCAGATGAGGAATCATCTGTTTAATCTGATAGTTCCGATCATCATTTTGAGCGCCGTCTTTGCGGGTAACGACGAATTTGTTCATCGTGATGCCCAGAGTTTCCAGAATGACGGCAGGCAGAAGGGAAGGGAACAAAATGGTCTCATATACATTGGTCCATTTGGTGGTTCTAATATTGCCGGATAACATCCGCAGACAGGTGTTGGTCAACAGATACATCGGCAACCAGAACACGAGAATCTCCAGAATGGTACATTTCACAACTAGAACGCCGAACACGGCAAACAGTATGGGTGACATGATGTACAGCAGTCGTTTTAAACCGGAGTACCAGTAGGTAATGGATGAGATGTAGTTCAGTTTTTGCGCAAAACTAAGTCCCTTTTTGAAGAGAAGGTTCATTTTTTTACCTGTCTGGATACAACCACGCGCCCAGCGCTGACGCTGTTTGATCAGACTTTTCAGATCACCGGGAGCAAGTCCCGAGGCCAGTACTTTATTGGTAGCGAAGCAGCGATACCCTTTGCTCTGCATTTCAATACCAGTGGCAAAATCCTCTGTAATGGAACCGGTATAGAAACCGCCGACATCTTCCAGTGCCTGTCTGGAGAGTACAGTATTTGTTCCTCCATAGATGACGGAGTTGGATTTGTTACGTCCCACCTGTACGTCCCGATAGAAATAGTCCTGTTCATTCGGTATCCGGTTCTCGGAGTACAGATTGTACTGGAACTGATCCGGATTATAGAAGCTCTGTGGTGTCTGCACAAAACCAATTTTTTCTCCGGTCAAAAAATAGGGAACGCACGACGTCAGAAAATCATGTTTTGGAATCATGTCTGCATCAAAGGTGACGATTAGCGGGGAAGAAGTATGCTTCATGGCATTGTTCAGGTTACCCGCCTTGGCGTGTATATGCTCCGTTCGCGTAAGGTAGTTGATGCCCAGATGAGCAGCCAGTTCCCTCATTTCTGGACGATTGGAGTCATCACACAGATGGATATGTACTTTGGAGCGATCAGGATAATCCATATTCAGACAGCCATTAATCGTTTTGAACAGAAGCGAAGTGGGTTCATTATAAGTTGCGATAAATACATCCACATCCGGATATAAGGCTTCGTCAACAACGGGAAGTTCGGGATATTCGAGCCGGGTCATATTGTAAAAATGGACGGCGAGTTCGAACATACCTATAAGTTCGACAATGAGGAGGGCAAGACCTGCGGTTACGGCGAGAGGGCCATGTCCGAAAGGAATGGTGAAAAATGTACGCCAAATGACGTAAATACAAGACATAATCACAGTAGCTGTGACAAGTATCTTGTTGCGTGTACTTAAGTAGTTCAAGTGAATACCTCTTCCTGATTTTCTGTGTAGTGCCGCCTATTGGATAAAAAGAATGTGATCATTGTACTAAACGATTCTGAACAAATTCTGAAAAAAGAGATAGGACCTCGCAAAATATAGAACCATCGGTTCAATTTTTGATGGTTAATTTTGTCGTATCATAATAATTATTGTAGTTATTTGTCGAAATTTGCGCAATATGTTTATTTATTTTTTTCGCATAAATGAAAGTGGGACTTGGATGTTATCTGAAAACACAAAAATGACGAGCCCAAGGTTTTAATGTCATTAAGTTAAGTAACTTAATGACATCGCCCCAAGGACTCGTCATTTCTGATTTTTCTGTTTCAGTCTTCTGCCATCGTGATCAGCAAAAGGCATATATTCATTTCAAATTAGTCAGAGATGTTGCGCGTATAATACTCAATAATATCTTTGCGACGGATAATACCGAGGAAGACACGGTCGACATCCACCACAGGCACAAAGTTTTGATCTGCTGCCAGCGTCAGCATATCCTCCATTTCTGCCTTAATAAAGACACATTCATTATATACACGGTTGTCGATCTCATGCACTTGGACCTGATCCATCGTCTCAAATGTCAGTCCAGGAGTGCTCCGCATTTTCCATAACAAATCGCCTTCGGACAGGGTGGCAACATATTTTCCATCCTGGTCAATCACGGGAATGGCGGTATAATGCTGCAATTCAAGCTGCTCGATCGCATCTTTCATGGAAGCGGAAGACTTGATATAGGCCACTTCGGCTTTGGGGAGTAAAAAATAGCTGATTTCCATCATCGGGCTCCTTTACTGTAATCTCACTCTCCTTATTTAAACATATTATGTGAGCTTTCGGCTATTTTTAATGATAAATTCGTCAGATTTGTTCCATTGTTTAATTGAGGCTGGAAATCTATAGTGTATATTAGAGGTGATATGATCATGAAATCGAAACGTAAAATTATTTATGGACTGCTTCCCATCTTATTTGCCGGTGGAATCGGAATGTACTTATACATGCAGAATAGCAAAACAGAGGAAGTAAAGCCTGAGGTAACCGCTAATCAGTACATAGAGCATTTGCAAAAGAAAGAATTTGATCAATTGTATACCTTGATGACGCCTGCTTCATTGAAAGAGTCCGGTATGAACCGTGAGCAATTTGTGGAGAAATACAACGTAATCTATTCGGGTATGGAGGTTTCTGCGATTAAAGCAGAATTGAAACCGAAAGTAATCGAAGAGGCATCGGACGGCACGGGTGATGAAAATAAAAGCCAAAATCCGGATGCTTATGAAGTGGACTACAGTCTGCAGTTAACAACTTTCCTGGGGGAAGTGGACGAGACACATACACTGAAACTGGTGCGTGAAGAGCTTGAGGAAGGTGGAAAAGTCTGGCGGATCAACTGGAAGCCATCCATGATTCTGACTGACATGGCCAAGGGAAGCAAAGTTCGGGTGAGAACCCTTTTTCCGGAACGTGGAGACATTGTTGATCGTGAAGGACTGCCCCTCGCAACAAAGGGAAATATATATGAATGGGGCATCATACCTGAGAAGCTGGGAGAAAACCCGGAATCGATGATCGCCCGGATCGCGGAGCACTACAAAGTAACAGAAGCTTTGATCAACACCGCGCTTGCACAGAAATGGGTGAAACCAGAATATTTTGTCCCGATTGCTTCAACAGAAGACTCCCGGGTGCCTACAGCGCTGGCTGGTGTGCAAGTTCAATCCAAGGAAATACGATATTACCCTCTTGGTGAGGCTGCGGCTCATTTAATCGGTTATGTGCGCAAGGCCACCAAGGAAGACTTGGAGAAAGATACGGAAGGCTATTATCGTGCGGAAGATTGGATTGGCAAAGCCGGACTGGAGCAATCCTTGGAGAAACAGCTTCGCGGCGAACGAGGTGGCCTGATCGAGATCACCGATGAATCTGGAAACACTCGCTCTGAGCTTATTCGCAAGGATGCAGTGGATGGACAGAATATTCAACTGACGATCAGCTCCGAGCAGCAGCGCAAGTTGTATAAGACACTATCGAGTGGTGGTGACGCCGGAGCAATGGTGCTGATGAATCCAACGGATGGTAATTTGCTGGCACTGGCAAGTGCGCCCGCCTATAATCCGAACAAGATGGTTACAGGACTGACGCAGGCAGAGTGGGATGCCTATTCAGCAGATGAGAAGCTTCCTTTTATCAATAGGTTTACGAATCGTTATGCACCAGGTTCAACCTTCAAAGCCATTACGGCAGCGGCAGGTCTGATGGAGAAGGTTACCACAGCGGACAAATCGCATGATATCTCTGGTCTGCA contains these protein-coding regions:
- a CDS encoding sialidase family protein; its protein translation is MVNIQISPSTSAQFEPTIAVNWLNPSVMVVVAVDLSSGPPIIGLYKSIDAGATWTTTLLPLPTGFAGIEAPHIDYIFPNTFVVLAHAFDSDGLSGSIVSYTSVDNASSFGTPVIVNQGFGQFVNDDQVVVVTDKAGSSPFFGNVYTGYTHDYNTQFIPGNTIFFNRSLDSGNTYSSPSLLSSIEEFEEFPGIAITLNGIVVVGWINQPPGDTDLKIRTSPDGGVTFTNETMVDSVVVPPDPLPGYQFRCLTYPSLAADISNAPTTQGNVYAVWQDFREGYSDIFLATSTNFGVDWGTPIPITGSPVGSQNFFPVITVSPTDGAIFVTYYTNQVDPLNIDVYLATSRDGGLTFTNTRITTTSFDVTGDVLIGDYIGNAIVPQTGRLVSVWTDTRTGTENIWFGDNQ
- a CDS encoding glycosyltransferase family 2 protein; this encodes MPDVGIVMPVYTQKPDFLRKALKSVLQQIFTDYELVIVIDGDPQMEPIVKGYTASDPRVSVISYPTNQGVAHALNTGFNVLLSNPDIKYLTWVSSDNIYDPHFLEVLRASLIKGPQSLGIVYSSFQSIDNEGNLLSDEHHLAALRQYQGQSKEKLLDSSIIGVSFMYKAELAKIVGEYRMQPVEDYEYWLRLVEHCEIRFIPVELMHYRVNSPFSVSIQLHATEHHRRWRYTYHLARLQARCRREIAPVLTVLYPVQTAELSHIKAVEDMYEQTFSNYIFRVMDLSHDGQPTSVLAEISHPITEFIWMPGASVQHAIYRMLLSVTTPYTIIYGPESFTSYMDIQYLMENLIKNDHLAISNYYTEDHTLIGYRNKGVPNVKKTNTNELFKSAELLELYSQIMITNTDEKE
- a CDS encoding glycosyltransferase family 4 protein, translated to MKVLFTFFNPSGGMETLNRVRCAALNARGIECHMLYTHDGEGRRNIRDFPVHLIHSNEDISNLLCSQKFDLIVVNSDIDLVEQIRILGYKGLMVFELQGLGELEEARAVIANYAGRISLYTDALLYPETAHLKKLLKEYLPAMPHYCFDNPVGLPYFEYTAYPPKNYPVLAWIGRIQANKNWKEFLQIGMQLLRSQPEMYLWIFQDDTLADPEEKARFDQFIAETGIASKLIMYSNIPHEHMADYLSIIGDSGGLLCSTSILEGFGYAVAEAMLCRCPVLSTDSDGIRRLVIHNQTGKIYSRGNIEEAVSEALLWMNNQVFRTSVRHEAEEHVRVNLNPELYVTRFLTMYTSMLGKIAR
- a CDS encoding alginate O-acetyltransferase AlgX-related protein, whose protein sequence is MHNFFAKKRITAFLFILVLVTFSVLNIIQSFGPIQKTLASADYHYSEAKELIHELDDDINEHVFDKFGFVEAYGYMQSLMWKNEENNFEVVKDMEGKLHYTYFATEPTDTKDLSDQVAALGAHLAPKTKLTYVMTPDKYVRGYTQFPEGIPYNYNNETADGFLANLKQDGIDTVDLREGLLESGIPAKDLFFTTDHHWKIKTAFWAFGQLVNHLDGMYDKPLDPDHYFTDLNNYNVVPYQDIFIGSQGRKAGKYFAGDDDFDLIYPKFKTDYSFYFKTGETEATLNGRFEDALLTTYPLNVQGATYDLTADKYFTYLYGNQGIVHVVNKDKPNGLKVMFIKDSLAVPMISFLSTVVSEIYLIDPRYYTGDIVDFASKTDLDHVFVSISPQDLVDEFFPYGAKD